In a single window of the Desulfovibrio psychrotolerans genome:
- a CDS encoding EAL domain-containing response regulator, producing MQEFPATILTIDDDLNVRENIVAYLEDSGFRVCQAENGALGLEVFRAEGPDLVLVDLRMPVMDGMEVVRRLKVESPMTPVIVVSGVGVLEEAVEALRLGAWDFVTKPISDMMVLEHAVSKALERARLLEERNRYQERLEREVSMRTSELRNANARLLEVQALLQEKNQFLEILIESMPNPVFYKDLGGMYLGCNKVFSDMLGVRREDIVGQSSQRLLPSEVSCQADVYAPGGKIHCEMELQTSSGARHNFVLYKSVFYDRDGKPSGEVGTFHDITELKRKEAQITYQAHHDELTGLPNRLKLKQEIAVLIQAHSARGGRFAVLFLDLDNFKTVNDSLGHQLGDKLLKETAERLHALMGERGIVARLGGDEYVLVMPEISEEQEIDRQAEVVLAAFRRPFMIDGHELYMSTSVGATSYPEDGEDPDTLIKNADIAMYRAKARERSSWRRFDFSMVEQVTRRLAMEKNIRKGLENGEFVPYYQPRVDIRTGRVVGMEALVRWLKPDGTVGNPADFIPVAEDTGLIVQLGERVLRDACEQARRWHLSGLPGLRVAVNISAHQFRANLAELVFAVLEDSGLDPELLELEITESTMMSDLGQTVSLLEQLARRGIHTAIDDFGTGHSSLYYLKTFHINTLKIDRSFVRDILNDENDANIVSTVITMAQNLSLQVVAEGVETAEQLDFLRRHGCPEVQGYYYARPLPVAEFEAYVRKTNGW from the coding sequence ATGCAGGAATTCCCGGCGACCATACTCACCATAGACGACGACCTTAATGTCCGGGAAAATATTGTCGCCTACCTTGAGGACAGCGGCTTCCGCGTCTGTCAGGCGGAAAACGGAGCCCTGGGGCTGGAGGTTTTCCGCGCAGAGGGGCCGGACCTTGTTCTGGTGGACCTGCGCATGCCTGTTATGGACGGCATGGAGGTGGTGCGCAGGCTTAAGGTGGAATCGCCCATGACGCCAGTGATTGTGGTTTCCGGTGTGGGCGTGCTGGAAGAGGCGGTGGAAGCCCTGCGGTTAGGCGCGTGGGATTTTGTGACCAAGCCCATTTCTGACATGATGGTGCTGGAGCACGCCGTATCCAAGGCGCTTGAACGGGCGCGTCTGCTGGAAGAGCGCAATCGGTATCAGGAACGGCTGGAGCGCGAGGTTTCCATGCGCACCAGCGAACTGCGCAACGCCAACGCGCGTCTGCTGGAAGTGCAGGCACTGTTGCAGGAAAAGAACCAGTTCCTTGAAATTCTTATCGAATCCATGCCCAATCCGGTGTTTTACAAGGACCTTGGCGGTATGTACCTTGGCTGCAACAAGGTGTTCAGCGATATGCTGGGTGTGCGACGTGAGGACATTGTGGGACAGTCTTCCCAGCGGCTTTTGCCTTCCGAGGTTTCCTGTCAGGCGGACGTTTACGCTCCCGGAGGCAAGATACACTGCGAAATGGAACTGCAGACATCTTCCGGGGCGCGCCATAATTTTGTGCTCTACAAGAGTGTGTTCTACGACCGGGACGGCAAGCCTTCCGGCGAGGTGGGCACTTTTCATGACATTACGGAGCTGAAGCGCAAAGAAGCCCAGATTACCTATCAGGCGCACCACGATGAACTGACCGGGCTGCCCAACCGCCTTAAGCTGAAGCAGGAAATTGCCGTTCTCATACAGGCGCACTCCGCCAGAGGCGGCAGGTTTGCGGTGCTGTTCCTTGATCTGGACAACTTCAAGACCGTGAACGACAGTTTGGGGCACCAACTGGGCGACAAGCTGCTCAAGGAAACCGCAGAGCGGCTGCACGCCCTTATGGGTGAGCGTGGCATAGTGGCGCGCTTGGGCGGAGACGAGTATGTGCTTGTGATGCCGGAGATCAGCGAGGAACAAGAGATAGACCGGCAGGCGGAGGTGGTGCTGGCGGCGTTCCGCCGACCCTTCATGATAGATGGGCACGAACTGTACATGAGCACCAGCGTGGGAGCCACCAGCTACCCGGAGGACGGGGAAGACCCGGATACCCTCATCAAGAACGCGGACATAGCCATGTACCGGGCTAAGGCCCGCGAACGGTCCAGTTGGCGGCGGTTCGATTTTTCCATGGTGGAGCAGGTGACTCGCCGGCTTGCCATGGAAAAGAATATTCGCAAGGGGCTGGAAAACGGGGAATTTGTTCCCTACTACCAGCCGCGCGTGGATATCCGCACCGGCAGGGTGGTGGGCATGGAGGCACTGGTCCGCTGGCTCAAGCCGGACGGAACCGTGGGCAACCCGGCAGACTTCATACCTGTTGCGGAAGATACGGGGCTGATCGTACAGCTTGGCGAGCGGGTGCTGCGCGATGCCTGTGAGCAGGCGCGCCGGTGGCATCTTTCCGGTCTGCCCGGCCTGCGGGTTGCGGTGAATATTTCTGCCCACCAGTTCAGGGCAAACCTTGCGGAACTGGTCTTCGCGGTGCTGGAAGACTCCGGGCTGGACCCGGAACTGCTGGAACTGGAGATTACGGAATCCACCATGATGAGCGATCTGGGGCAGACCGTATCGCTACTGGAGCAACTGGCTCGGCGCGGTATCCACACCGCCATTGACGACTTCGGCACCGGGCATTCTTCGCTGTATTATCTCAAGACGTTCCACATAAACACGCTGAAAATAGACCGTTCCTTCGTGCGTGACATATTGAACGACGAGAACGATGCCAACATTGTTTCTACGGTCATCACCATGGCGCAGAACCTTTCGCTTCAGGTGGTGGCGGAAGGTGTGGAGACTGCGGAGCAGCTGGACTTTCTGCGCCGCCACGGCTGCCCCGAGGTGCAGGGCTATTACTATGCCCGCCCGCTGCCCGTGGCAGAGTTTGAGGCGTACGTACGTAAAACCAACGGTTGGTAG
- a CDS encoding DUF47 domain-containing protein: MGFGILKIQVGLQKQLDEFLNQVSEAGLLFRQGVTLYLLENEEAFDEKLEQITTVEHRGDEKRRSIEEKLYLKTLIPESRSDVLQLLERMDTLLDSCKAMLWQFKIELPDIPEEMHKDLKELAEQSMESVEAIVRSARAFFRSSPELRDHIHKVSYWEAECDKVSIRMMMALYRRDDLTLCHKSQLKDFIRRIALISDKAEDVADRLSIYAIKRML; encoded by the coding sequence ATGGGTTTCGGCATCCTCAAAATTCAGGTCGGACTGCAGAAGCAGCTGGACGAATTCCTCAATCAGGTCAGCGAGGCTGGCCTGCTCTTCAGGCAGGGCGTAACGCTCTATCTTCTTGAAAACGAAGAGGCCTTTGACGAAAAGCTGGAACAGATAACCACCGTGGAGCACCGTGGAGACGAAAAACGGCGGAGTATTGAGGAAAAACTGTACCTCAAAACCCTTATCCCCGAATCGCGCAGCGATGTGCTGCAACTGCTGGAACGCATGGACACCCTGCTGGATTCCTGCAAGGCCATGCTGTGGCAATTCAAAATAGAACTGCCCGACATCCCGGAAGAAATGCACAAGGACCTGAAGGAACTTGCCGAACAGTCCATGGAATCGGTGGAAGCCATTGTCCGGTCAGCCCGGGCTTTTTTCCGCTCCAGCCCCGAACTGCGCGACCACATCCATAAGGTCTCTTACTGGGAGGCGGAGTGCGACAAGGTGTCTATCCGCATGATGATGGCCCTGTACCGTCGCGATGACCTGACTCTGTGCCACAAAAGCCAGCTCAAGGACTTTATCCGCCGCATCGCGCTCATCTCGGACAAGGCCGAGGACGTGGCAGACCGCCTGAGTATCTACGCCATCAAGCGCATGCTGTAG